One stretch of Scophthalmus maximus strain ysfricsl-2021 chromosome 12, ASM2237912v1, whole genome shotgun sequence DNA includes these proteins:
- the cpsf6 gene encoding cleavage and polyadenylation specificity factor subunit 6 isoform X2: MADGVDHIDIYADVEEEFNQESDYPVHEQIDLYDDVISPSANNGDAPEDRDYLDTLPAPGGAEGGKSAPPNVVYTYTGKRIALYIGNLTWWTTDEDLTEAIRSVGITDVLEIKFFENRANGQSKGFALVCVGSEASSRKLMELLSKRELHGQNPIVTPCNKQSLSQFEMQSRKSTQSGQMSGEGKAGPPGGGRGFPMGRGRGRFPGPPGPGGDRFPGPVGPGGPPPHFPGSGMAPDLIRHQDGPLMDMGFNPFPPGGRNGSWRGRGGMQGPPRPPPGPPGPPGPPGPPPPGQGLPPPLSGPPNRGDRPPPPVLFPGQFGQPPMGPLPPGPPPPGYCPPPGPPPPQQGPPPPGPFPPRPPGPIGPPMALAPPPHMPGPPPGGPPPAPHVNPAFFPPPGNNNMPPNDSRGPPGPNDPYGRPPPYERGEYGPGGREMEASRTPLSEAEFEEIMNRNRAISSSAISRAVSDASAADYGSAIETLVTAISLIKQSKVSADDRCKVLISSLQDCLHGIESKSYGSARRERSRERDHSRSREKSRRHKSRSRDRHEDYYRERSRERDRHRERDRDRDREREREREYRHR, from the exons ATGGCGGACGGTGTGGACCACATCGACATCTACGCCGACGTAGAGGAGGAATTCAACCAG GAATCTGACTATCCAGTTCATGAGCAGATCGACCTGTACGATGATGTAATATCCCCATCAGCCAATAATGGTGACGCTCCAGAAGACCGTGACTACCTGGACACACTCCCTGCACCCGGTGGcgcagagggaggaaagagtGCTCCACCCAACGTGGTGTACACCTACACAGGGAAAAGGATTGCTCTATACATCGGAAACCTCACATGG TGGACAACAGATGAGGACCTGACAGAAGCCATCCGGTCGGTAGGCATCACAGATGTGCTGGAAATCAAGTTCTTTGAAAACAGAGCAAATGGCCAGTCGAAAGG GTTTGCCCTGGTGTGTGTCGGCTCAGAGGCTTCATCCAGGAAGTTAATGGAGCTCCTATCAAAGCGAGAGCTCCACGGTCAGAATCCCATTGTCACGCCGTGCAACAAACAGTCCCTCAGTCAATTTGAGATGCAGTCACGCAAAA GTACTCAGTCAGGTCAAATGTCTGGGGAAGGTAAAGCTGGTCCTCCGGGAGGCGGCCGTGGTTTCCCCATGGGTCGAGGCAGAGGAAGATTCCCTGGACCACCCGGCCCTGGAGGAGACCGCTTCCCTGGTCCCGTTGGGCCCGGAGGACCACCACCACACTTCCCTG GCTCTGGGATGGCACCAGATCTGATTAGGCACCAAGATGGCCCTCTGATGGATATGGGTTTCAATCCCTTCCCGCCGGGGGGCAGGAACGGGAGCTGGCGTGGCAGAG GTGGGATGCAGGGTCCCCCACGTCCCCCTCCTGGTCCACCTGGTCCCCCTGGTCCTCCAGGACCTCCACCTCCTGGACAgggcctcccccctcccctttctggTCCTCCAAATCGTGGTGACCGGCCTCCGCCCCCTGTTCTCTTCCCTGGTCAATTTGGCCAGCCACCAATGGGACCCTTGCCTCCAGGCCCCCCTCCTCCAGGTTATTGCCCTCCCCCTGGTCCCCCACCCCCTCAACAGGGCCCGCCACCTCCAGGACCCTTCCCTCCGCGCCCCCCGGGTCCCATTGGACCCCCAATGGCTTTAGCTCCACCTCCACACATGCCAGGCCCCCCGCCAGGTGGGCCACCCCCAGCTCCTCATGTCAACCCTGCCTTCTTCCCCCCACCTGGGAACAACAACATGCCCCCCAACGATAGTCGAGGGCCCCCAGGACCAAACGACCCATACGGGCGTCCACCACCATACGAGAGAGGAGAGTATGGTCCAGGAGGCCG gGAGATGGAGGCGTCACGGACTCCCCTGAGCGAGGCGGAGTTCGAGGAGATCATGAACAGAAACAGAGCCATCTCTTCCAGCGCCATATCCAGGGCTGTGTCTGACGCCAGTGCAG CTGATTATGGCAGCGCGATAGAGACCCTGGTGACTGCCATCAGTCTGATCAAGCAGTCCAAAGTGTCAGCAGATGACCGCTGTAAGGTCCTCATCAGTTCCCTGCAGGACTGTCTCCACGGAATTGAGTCAAAAAGCTATGGCTCTGCCAG GCGAGAGCGCTCCAGAGAACGTGACCACAGCCGCTCCAGAGAAAAGAGCCGACGCCACAAGTCCCGCAGCCGTGACAGGCACGAGGACTATTACCGAGAACGCAGCCGGGAGCGAGACCGCCATCGCGAGAGGGACCGGGACAGGGAccgagaaagggagagggagagggagtacCGACACCGCTAA
- the cpsf6 gene encoding cleavage and polyadenylation specificity factor subunit 6 isoform X4 yields the protein MADGVDHIDIYADVEEEFNQESDYPVHEQIDLYDDVISPSANNGDAPEDRDYLDTLPAPGGAEGGKSAPPNVVYTYTGKRIALYIGNLTWWTTDEDLTEAIRSVGITDVLEIKFFENRANGQSKGFALVCVGSEASSRKLMELLSKRELHGQNPIVTPCNKQSLSQFEMQSRKSTQSGQMSGEGKAGPPGGGRGFPMGRGRGRFPGPPGPGGDRFPGPVGPGGPPPHFPGGMQGPPRPPPGPPGPPGPPGPPPPGQGLPPPLSGPPNRGDRPPPPVLFPGQFGQPPMGPLPPGPPPPGYCPPPGPPPPQQGPPPPGPFPPRPPGPIGPPMALAPPPHMPGPPPGGPPPAPHVNPAFFPPPGNNNMPPNDSRGPPGPNDPYGRPPPYERGEYGPGGREMEASRTPLSEAEFEEIMNRNRAISSSAISRAVSDASAADYGSAIETLVTAISLIKQSKVSADDRCKVLISSLQDCLHGIESKSYGSARRERSRERDHSRSREKSRRHKSRSRDRHEDYYRERSRERDRHRERDRDRDREREREREYRHR from the exons ATGGCGGACGGTGTGGACCACATCGACATCTACGCCGACGTAGAGGAGGAATTCAACCAG GAATCTGACTATCCAGTTCATGAGCAGATCGACCTGTACGATGATGTAATATCCCCATCAGCCAATAATGGTGACGCTCCAGAAGACCGTGACTACCTGGACACACTCCCTGCACCCGGTGGcgcagagggaggaaagagtGCTCCACCCAACGTGGTGTACACCTACACAGGGAAAAGGATTGCTCTATACATCGGAAACCTCACATGG TGGACAACAGATGAGGACCTGACAGAAGCCATCCGGTCGGTAGGCATCACAGATGTGCTGGAAATCAAGTTCTTTGAAAACAGAGCAAATGGCCAGTCGAAAGG GTTTGCCCTGGTGTGTGTCGGCTCAGAGGCTTCATCCAGGAAGTTAATGGAGCTCCTATCAAAGCGAGAGCTCCACGGTCAGAATCCCATTGTCACGCCGTGCAACAAACAGTCCCTCAGTCAATTTGAGATGCAGTCACGCAAAA GTACTCAGTCAGGTCAAATGTCTGGGGAAGGTAAAGCTGGTCCTCCGGGAGGCGGCCGTGGTTTCCCCATGGGTCGAGGCAGAGGAAGATTCCCTGGACCACCCGGCCCTGGAGGAGACCGCTTCCCTGGTCCCGTTGGGCCCGGAGGACCACCACCACACTTCCCTG GTGGGATGCAGGGTCCCCCACGTCCCCCTCCTGGTCCACCTGGTCCCCCTGGTCCTCCAGGACCTCCACCTCCTGGACAgggcctcccccctcccctttctggTCCTCCAAATCGTGGTGACCGGCCTCCGCCCCCTGTTCTCTTCCCTGGTCAATTTGGCCAGCCACCAATGGGACCCTTGCCTCCAGGCCCCCCTCCTCCAGGTTATTGCCCTCCCCCTGGTCCCCCACCCCCTCAACAGGGCCCGCCACCTCCAGGACCCTTCCCTCCGCGCCCCCCGGGTCCCATTGGACCCCCAATGGCTTTAGCTCCACCTCCACACATGCCAGGCCCCCCGCCAGGTGGGCCACCCCCAGCTCCTCATGTCAACCCTGCCTTCTTCCCCCCACCTGGGAACAACAACATGCCCCCCAACGATAGTCGAGGGCCCCCAGGACCAAACGACCCATACGGGCGTCCACCACCATACGAGAGAGGAGAGTATGGTCCAGGAGGCCG gGAGATGGAGGCGTCACGGACTCCCCTGAGCGAGGCGGAGTTCGAGGAGATCATGAACAGAAACAGAGCCATCTCTTCCAGCGCCATATCCAGGGCTGTGTCTGACGCCAGTGCAG CTGATTATGGCAGCGCGATAGAGACCCTGGTGACTGCCATCAGTCTGATCAAGCAGTCCAAAGTGTCAGCAGATGACCGCTGTAAGGTCCTCATCAGTTCCCTGCAGGACTGTCTCCACGGAATTGAGTCAAAAAGCTATGGCTCTGCCAG GCGAGAGCGCTCCAGAGAACGTGACCACAGCCGCTCCAGAGAAAAGAGCCGACGCCACAAGTCCCGCAGCCGTGACAGGCACGAGGACTATTACCGAGAACGCAGCCGGGAGCGAGACCGCCATCGCGAGAGGGACCGGGACAGGGAccgagaaagggagagggagagggagtacCGACACCGCTAA
- the cpsf6 gene encoding cleavage and polyadenylation specificity factor subunit 6 isoform X5, with product MADGVDHIDIYADVEEEFNQVLHPRSESDYPVHEQIDLYDDVISPSANNGDAPEDRDYLDTLPAPGGAEGGKSAPPNVVYTYTGKRIALYIGNLTWWTTDEDLTEAIRSVGITDVLEIKFFENRANGQSKGFALVCVGSEASSRKLMELLSKRELHGQNPIVTPCNKQSLSQFEMQSRKSSGMAPDLIRHQDGPLMDMGFNPFPPGGRNGSWRGRGGMQGPPRPPPGPPGPPGPPGPPPPGQGLPPPLSGPPNRGDRPPPPVLFPGQFGQPPMGPLPPGPPPPGYCPPPGPPPPQQGPPPPGPFPPRPPGPIGPPMALAPPPHMPGPPPGGPPPAPHVNPAFFPPPGNNNMPPNDSRGPPGPNDPYGRPPPYERGEYGPGGREMEASRTPLSEAEFEEIMNRNRAISSSAISRAVSDASAADYGSAIETLVTAISLIKQSKVSADDRCKVLISSLQDCLHGIESKSYGSARRERSRERDHSRSREKSRRHKSRSRDRHEDYYRERSRERDRHRERDRDRDREREREREYRHR from the exons ATGGCGGACGGTGTGGACCACATCGACATCTACGCCGACGTAGAGGAGGAATTCAACCAGGTATTACATCCACGTTCA GAATCTGACTATCCAGTTCATGAGCAGATCGACCTGTACGATGATGTAATATCCCCATCAGCCAATAATGGTGACGCTCCAGAAGACCGTGACTACCTGGACACACTCCCTGCACCCGGTGGcgcagagggaggaaagagtGCTCCACCCAACGTGGTGTACACCTACACAGGGAAAAGGATTGCTCTATACATCGGAAACCTCACATGG TGGACAACAGATGAGGACCTGACAGAAGCCATCCGGTCGGTAGGCATCACAGATGTGCTGGAAATCAAGTTCTTTGAAAACAGAGCAAATGGCCAGTCGAAAGG GTTTGCCCTGGTGTGTGTCGGCTCAGAGGCTTCATCCAGGAAGTTAATGGAGCTCCTATCAAAGCGAGAGCTCCACGGTCAGAATCCCATTGTCACGCCGTGCAACAAACAGTCCCTCAGTCAATTTGAGATGCAGTCACGCAAAA GCTCTGGGATGGCACCAGATCTGATTAGGCACCAAGATGGCCCTCTGATGGATATGGGTTTCAATCCCTTCCCGCCGGGGGGCAGGAACGGGAGCTGGCGTGGCAGAG GTGGGATGCAGGGTCCCCCACGTCCCCCTCCTGGTCCACCTGGTCCCCCTGGTCCTCCAGGACCTCCACCTCCTGGACAgggcctcccccctcccctttctggTCCTCCAAATCGTGGTGACCGGCCTCCGCCCCCTGTTCTCTTCCCTGGTCAATTTGGCCAGCCACCAATGGGACCCTTGCCTCCAGGCCCCCCTCCTCCAGGTTATTGCCCTCCCCCTGGTCCCCCACCCCCTCAACAGGGCCCGCCACCTCCAGGACCCTTCCCTCCGCGCCCCCCGGGTCCCATTGGACCCCCAATGGCTTTAGCTCCACCTCCACACATGCCAGGCCCCCCGCCAGGTGGGCCACCCCCAGCTCCTCATGTCAACCCTGCCTTCTTCCCCCCACCTGGGAACAACAACATGCCCCCCAACGATAGTCGAGGGCCCCCAGGACCAAACGACCCATACGGGCGTCCACCACCATACGAGAGAGGAGAGTATGGTCCAGGAGGCCG gGAGATGGAGGCGTCACGGACTCCCCTGAGCGAGGCGGAGTTCGAGGAGATCATGAACAGAAACAGAGCCATCTCTTCCAGCGCCATATCCAGGGCTGTGTCTGACGCCAGTGCAG CTGATTATGGCAGCGCGATAGAGACCCTGGTGACTGCCATCAGTCTGATCAAGCAGTCCAAAGTGTCAGCAGATGACCGCTGTAAGGTCCTCATCAGTTCCCTGCAGGACTGTCTCCACGGAATTGAGTCAAAAAGCTATGGCTCTGCCAG GCGAGAGCGCTCCAGAGAACGTGACCACAGCCGCTCCAGAGAAAAGAGCCGACGCCACAAGTCCCGCAGCCGTGACAGGCACGAGGACTATTACCGAGAACGCAGCCGGGAGCGAGACCGCCATCGCGAGAGGGACCGGGACAGGGAccgagaaagggagagggagagggagtacCGACACCGCTAA
- the cpsf6 gene encoding cleavage and polyadenylation specificity factor subunit 6 isoform X3: MADGVDHIDIYADVEEEFNQVLHPRSESDYPVHEQIDLYDDVISPSANNGDAPEDRDYLDTLPAPGGAEGGKSAPPNVVYTYTGKRIALYIGNLTWWTTDEDLTEAIRSVGITDVLEIKFFENRANGQSKGFALVCVGSEASSRKLMELLSKRELHGQNPIVTPCNKQSLSQFEMQSRKSTQSGQMSGEGKAGPPGGGRGFPMGRGRGRFPGPPGPGGDRFPGPVGPGGPPPHFPGGMQGPPRPPPGPPGPPGPPGPPPPGQGLPPPLSGPPNRGDRPPPPVLFPGQFGQPPMGPLPPGPPPPGYCPPPGPPPPQQGPPPPGPFPPRPPGPIGPPMALAPPPHMPGPPPGGPPPAPHVNPAFFPPPGNNNMPPNDSRGPPGPNDPYGRPPPYERGEYGPGGREMEASRTPLSEAEFEEIMNRNRAISSSAISRAVSDASAADYGSAIETLVTAISLIKQSKVSADDRCKVLISSLQDCLHGIESKSYGSARRERSRERDHSRSREKSRRHKSRSRDRHEDYYRERSRERDRHRERDRDRDREREREREYRHR, from the exons ATGGCGGACGGTGTGGACCACATCGACATCTACGCCGACGTAGAGGAGGAATTCAACCAGGTATTACATCCACGTTCA GAATCTGACTATCCAGTTCATGAGCAGATCGACCTGTACGATGATGTAATATCCCCATCAGCCAATAATGGTGACGCTCCAGAAGACCGTGACTACCTGGACACACTCCCTGCACCCGGTGGcgcagagggaggaaagagtGCTCCACCCAACGTGGTGTACACCTACACAGGGAAAAGGATTGCTCTATACATCGGAAACCTCACATGG TGGACAACAGATGAGGACCTGACAGAAGCCATCCGGTCGGTAGGCATCACAGATGTGCTGGAAATCAAGTTCTTTGAAAACAGAGCAAATGGCCAGTCGAAAGG GTTTGCCCTGGTGTGTGTCGGCTCAGAGGCTTCATCCAGGAAGTTAATGGAGCTCCTATCAAAGCGAGAGCTCCACGGTCAGAATCCCATTGTCACGCCGTGCAACAAACAGTCCCTCAGTCAATTTGAGATGCAGTCACGCAAAA GTACTCAGTCAGGTCAAATGTCTGGGGAAGGTAAAGCTGGTCCTCCGGGAGGCGGCCGTGGTTTCCCCATGGGTCGAGGCAGAGGAAGATTCCCTGGACCACCCGGCCCTGGAGGAGACCGCTTCCCTGGTCCCGTTGGGCCCGGAGGACCACCACCACACTTCCCTG GTGGGATGCAGGGTCCCCCACGTCCCCCTCCTGGTCCACCTGGTCCCCCTGGTCCTCCAGGACCTCCACCTCCTGGACAgggcctcccccctcccctttctggTCCTCCAAATCGTGGTGACCGGCCTCCGCCCCCTGTTCTCTTCCCTGGTCAATTTGGCCAGCCACCAATGGGACCCTTGCCTCCAGGCCCCCCTCCTCCAGGTTATTGCCCTCCCCCTGGTCCCCCACCCCCTCAACAGGGCCCGCCACCTCCAGGACCCTTCCCTCCGCGCCCCCCGGGTCCCATTGGACCCCCAATGGCTTTAGCTCCACCTCCACACATGCCAGGCCCCCCGCCAGGTGGGCCACCCCCAGCTCCTCATGTCAACCCTGCCTTCTTCCCCCCACCTGGGAACAACAACATGCCCCCCAACGATAGTCGAGGGCCCCCAGGACCAAACGACCCATACGGGCGTCCACCACCATACGAGAGAGGAGAGTATGGTCCAGGAGGCCG gGAGATGGAGGCGTCACGGACTCCCCTGAGCGAGGCGGAGTTCGAGGAGATCATGAACAGAAACAGAGCCATCTCTTCCAGCGCCATATCCAGGGCTGTGTCTGACGCCAGTGCAG CTGATTATGGCAGCGCGATAGAGACCCTGGTGACTGCCATCAGTCTGATCAAGCAGTCCAAAGTGTCAGCAGATGACCGCTGTAAGGTCCTCATCAGTTCCCTGCAGGACTGTCTCCACGGAATTGAGTCAAAAAGCTATGGCTCTGCCAG GCGAGAGCGCTCCAGAGAACGTGACCACAGCCGCTCCAGAGAAAAGAGCCGACGCCACAAGTCCCGCAGCCGTGACAGGCACGAGGACTATTACCGAGAACGCAGCCGGGAGCGAGACCGCCATCGCGAGAGGGACCGGGACAGGGAccgagaaagggagagggagagggagtacCGACACCGCTAA
- the cpsf6 gene encoding cleavage and polyadenylation specificity factor subunit 6 isoform X1: MADGVDHIDIYADVEEEFNQVLHPRSESDYPVHEQIDLYDDVISPSANNGDAPEDRDYLDTLPAPGGAEGGKSAPPNVVYTYTGKRIALYIGNLTWWTTDEDLTEAIRSVGITDVLEIKFFENRANGQSKGFALVCVGSEASSRKLMELLSKRELHGQNPIVTPCNKQSLSQFEMQSRKSTQSGQMSGEGKAGPPGGGRGFPMGRGRGRFPGPPGPGGDRFPGPVGPGGPPPHFPGSGMAPDLIRHQDGPLMDMGFNPFPPGGRNGSWRGRGGMQGPPRPPPGPPGPPGPPGPPPPGQGLPPPLSGPPNRGDRPPPPVLFPGQFGQPPMGPLPPGPPPPGYCPPPGPPPPQQGPPPPGPFPPRPPGPIGPPMALAPPPHMPGPPPGGPPPAPHVNPAFFPPPGNNNMPPNDSRGPPGPNDPYGRPPPYERGEYGPGGREMEASRTPLSEAEFEEIMNRNRAISSSAISRAVSDASAADYGSAIETLVTAISLIKQSKVSADDRCKVLISSLQDCLHGIESKSYGSARRERSRERDHSRSREKSRRHKSRSRDRHEDYYRERSRERDRHRERDRDRDREREREREYRHR, encoded by the exons ATGGCGGACGGTGTGGACCACATCGACATCTACGCCGACGTAGAGGAGGAATTCAACCAGGTATTACATCCACGTTCA GAATCTGACTATCCAGTTCATGAGCAGATCGACCTGTACGATGATGTAATATCCCCATCAGCCAATAATGGTGACGCTCCAGAAGACCGTGACTACCTGGACACACTCCCTGCACCCGGTGGcgcagagggaggaaagagtGCTCCACCCAACGTGGTGTACACCTACACAGGGAAAAGGATTGCTCTATACATCGGAAACCTCACATGG TGGACAACAGATGAGGACCTGACAGAAGCCATCCGGTCGGTAGGCATCACAGATGTGCTGGAAATCAAGTTCTTTGAAAACAGAGCAAATGGCCAGTCGAAAGG GTTTGCCCTGGTGTGTGTCGGCTCAGAGGCTTCATCCAGGAAGTTAATGGAGCTCCTATCAAAGCGAGAGCTCCACGGTCAGAATCCCATTGTCACGCCGTGCAACAAACAGTCCCTCAGTCAATTTGAGATGCAGTCACGCAAAA GTACTCAGTCAGGTCAAATGTCTGGGGAAGGTAAAGCTGGTCCTCCGGGAGGCGGCCGTGGTTTCCCCATGGGTCGAGGCAGAGGAAGATTCCCTGGACCACCCGGCCCTGGAGGAGACCGCTTCCCTGGTCCCGTTGGGCCCGGAGGACCACCACCACACTTCCCTG GCTCTGGGATGGCACCAGATCTGATTAGGCACCAAGATGGCCCTCTGATGGATATGGGTTTCAATCCCTTCCCGCCGGGGGGCAGGAACGGGAGCTGGCGTGGCAGAG GTGGGATGCAGGGTCCCCCACGTCCCCCTCCTGGTCCACCTGGTCCCCCTGGTCCTCCAGGACCTCCACCTCCTGGACAgggcctcccccctcccctttctggTCCTCCAAATCGTGGTGACCGGCCTCCGCCCCCTGTTCTCTTCCCTGGTCAATTTGGCCAGCCACCAATGGGACCCTTGCCTCCAGGCCCCCCTCCTCCAGGTTATTGCCCTCCCCCTGGTCCCCCACCCCCTCAACAGGGCCCGCCACCTCCAGGACCCTTCCCTCCGCGCCCCCCGGGTCCCATTGGACCCCCAATGGCTTTAGCTCCACCTCCACACATGCCAGGCCCCCCGCCAGGTGGGCCACCCCCAGCTCCTCATGTCAACCCTGCCTTCTTCCCCCCACCTGGGAACAACAACATGCCCCCCAACGATAGTCGAGGGCCCCCAGGACCAAACGACCCATACGGGCGTCCACCACCATACGAGAGAGGAGAGTATGGTCCAGGAGGCCG gGAGATGGAGGCGTCACGGACTCCCCTGAGCGAGGCGGAGTTCGAGGAGATCATGAACAGAAACAGAGCCATCTCTTCCAGCGCCATATCCAGGGCTGTGTCTGACGCCAGTGCAG CTGATTATGGCAGCGCGATAGAGACCCTGGTGACTGCCATCAGTCTGATCAAGCAGTCCAAAGTGTCAGCAGATGACCGCTGTAAGGTCCTCATCAGTTCCCTGCAGGACTGTCTCCACGGAATTGAGTCAAAAAGCTATGGCTCTGCCAG GCGAGAGCGCTCCAGAGAACGTGACCACAGCCGCTCCAGAGAAAAGAGCCGACGCCACAAGTCCCGCAGCCGTGACAGGCACGAGGACTATTACCGAGAACGCAGCCGGGAGCGAGACCGCCATCGCGAGAGGGACCGGGACAGGGAccgagaaagggagagggagagggagtacCGACACCGCTAA